In one window of Methanolobus mangrovi DNA:
- a CDS encoding MBL fold metallo-hydrolase has product MKRPSITEAPSTVSATYVEPSITRLLKPGEKIDNLFTRNSMQEYVLQRLTERTYWYQGQYYGTIFYVGENGVLLFDALDGQSEYIKKAIASVTSLPLTAIVYSHAHADHIGDANIFTEDGAIQRIIASKATAEKMDFLKSSLPAPTETVAWPQGSFKFEDLTVELHGFERASHCDDHGVWLLLEEKVAHLPDLVNPDQLPFWAFAGSENFVYYEANVEQLANLDWTYLSGGHGNVGDKADIEFYRSFLSDLKQAVGQAMGEVEWGTGVDADKVNAHTAFLPAWFDAIAKNATDALRPKYGSYYGFEMATPRNAEMVADAMLSYR; this is encoded by the coding sequence ATGAAAAGACCATCTATTACAGAAGCACCATCAACGGTAAGTGCAACTTATGTTGAGCCATCTATCACACGTCTACTCAAACCAGGTGAGAAGATCGACAACCTTTTTACAAGGAACTCAATGCAGGAATATGTTTTGCAACGCCTGACAGAACGCACATACTGGTATCAAGGTCAATATTACGGAACGATATTCTATGTTGGCGAAAACGGCGTTTTGCTTTTTGATGCTCTCGATGGACAAAGCGAATACATCAAGAAAGCAATAGCATCTGTCACCAGTCTTCCGTTGACTGCGATCGTGTATTCTCATGCCCATGCCGATCATATCGGTGACGCTAATATTTTTACAGAGGATGGAGCCATACAGCGAATTATTGCCTCGAAAGCCACGGCAGAAAAGATGGATTTCCTCAAGAGTTCTCTCCCTGCACCCACGGAAACGGTAGCTTGGCCACAAGGGTCCTTCAAGTTCGAAGATCTTACCGTCGAACTTCATGGATTCGAGCGTGCATCGCATTGCGATGACCACGGAGTTTGGCTGCTTCTTGAGGAAAAAGTGGCACACCTGCCTGACCTCGTTAATCCTGACCAGCTGCCCTTCTGGGCCTTTGCCGGTTCAGAGAATTTTGTCTATTACGAGGCGAACGTCGAACAGCTCGCCAACCTGGATTGGACCTATTTAAGCGGGGGGCATGGCAATGTTGGAGACAAAGCGGATATTGAGTTCTACCGCTCCTTCCTTTCTGATCTCAAACAGGCTGTAGGTCAAGCTATGGGCGAAGTCGAATGGGGTACAGGTGTCGATGCAGACAAGGTCAATGCACACACTGCTTTCCTCCCTGCATGGTTCGATGCTATTGCCAAGAATGCAACTGATGCATTGCGCCCAAAGTATGGAAGTTACTACGGATTCGAGATGGCAACCCCACGGAACGCTGAGATGGTGGCTGATGCCATGCTTAGCTATAGATGA
- the mmrce1 gene encoding MmRce1 family CPBP family CAAX prenyl protease — MIPDYKYKPGIYYLSTFIVTYVLWFAGAYLSFHDGGSGLYILIMLPGLMAPFLISLIMIYRSKNVDLKNDFINRLTNIKLIQPKIMPVFILLMPLTVLASTLISLFFGETVSQFQFAEGFSFSAGAVPVLLVLLLAASFEELGWRGYAFDSLQSRYTYFTASLIFSVLWSLWHFPLIFVNNSYQYEIFNESIWYGVNFFISIIPMGMIISWICIKNGKSIIAAIVFHFIINMSQELLDITQNTKCIETVILILVAAAIIVYDRKMFFSKEHLAEKTE; from the coding sequence ATGATACCTGATTACAAATACAAACCCGGCATCTATTATCTTTCAACCTTTATCGTAACCTATGTTCTCTGGTTTGCAGGAGCATACTTGAGCTTTCATGATGGTGGAAGCGGTCTATACATACTTATAATGCTTCCCGGACTTATGGCACCATTTCTTATCTCTCTTATTATGATCTACCGTTCAAAGAATGTGGATTTGAAAAATGATTTTATTAACAGACTTACTAATATCAAGTTGATACAACCAAAAATCATGCCTGTATTTATCTTGTTAATGCCTCTGACAGTTCTGGCATCCACACTTATTTCCCTTTTTTTCGGAGAAACAGTATCACAATTTCAGTTTGCGGAAGGTTTCTCTTTCTCTGCAGGAGCCGTTCCGGTATTGTTGGTTCTCCTGCTTGCGGCCAGTTTTGAAGAACTCGGATGGCGAGGTTATGCCTTTGACAGCCTGCAGAGTCGGTATACCTACTTTACAGCATCGCTTATTTTCAGTGTACTATGGTCATTATGGCATTTTCCACTGATATTTGTCAACAACTCCTACCAGTATGAGATATTCAATGAAAGTATCTGGTACGGTGTGAACTTTTTTATTAGCATCATTCCAATGGGAATGATCATCAGCTGGATATGCATAAAGAACGGAAAAAGCATCATTGCCGCTATAGTCTTTCACTTCATTATTAATATGTCCCAAGAACTGCTGGATATAACCCAGAACACAAAGTGTATCGAGACTGTTATTCTAATACTTGTGGCCGCTGCTATCATTGTATATGATAGGAAAATGTTCTTTTCAAAAGAGCACCTTGCAGAAAAGACTGAATGA
- the rsgA gene encoding ribosome small subunit-dependent GTPase A, with the protein MNSEYRNKGSDVSDTSVIPGWNTSLESTFSAYKGPYIPGRISTQHKTVWNILTEKGEIQAAISGAMRKVGKQPVVGDFVVLLDQSDIGSYTIVDILPRTSCLSRGSAGESSEEQLIAANIDTIFIVTAVGHDLNVRRLERYLTIVHSSGAKPVILINKIDLVESLPDDVSETIQEIRDTADDVPVITLSALTSTDLEKLDPFMNPDETIALVGSSGVGKSTLINALLGHDIQKTLSVREDDDKGRHTTTVRQLFTLPNGTIFIDNPGIREIQLGDSSDGIDRTFSDISELAQNCRFKDCTHRNEPHCAVRKAVDEGLLSQERFDSYHKLSDELAFQADKAEIGLKGVEKKKWKGVAIARKHLKTGEQ; encoded by the coding sequence ATGAATAGTGAATACAGGAACAAAGGAAGTGATGTTTCAGACACCAGTGTTATTCCCGGCTGGAACACTTCTCTTGAGTCTACATTTTCAGCTTATAAAGGACCATATATTCCCGGGAGGATCTCAACCCAACATAAGACGGTCTGGAATATACTTACTGAGAAGGGAGAGATACAGGCAGCAATATCAGGAGCTATGCGTAAGGTCGGCAAACAGCCGGTAGTCGGGGACTTTGTTGTACTGCTTGATCAGAGTGATATAGGTTCATACACCATCGTAGATATTCTCCCGCGAACATCCTGTCTTTCCAGAGGTTCTGCAGGTGAGTCCAGTGAAGAACAGTTGATAGCTGCGAACATTGATACGATCTTCATTGTCACGGCTGTGGGACATGACCTTAACGTGCGAAGACTTGAAAGATATCTCACCATCGTTCATTCTTCCGGTGCAAAACCTGTCATTCTCATTAACAAGATTGACCTTGTCGAGAGCCTGCCGGATGACGTGTCAGAAACGATACAGGAAATAAGAGATACCGCTGATGATGTTCCGGTGATTACTCTTAGTGCTCTTACAAGTACTGATCTGGAAAAGCTGGACCCTTTCATGAATCCGGATGAAACGATAGCTCTAGTCGGTTCCTCAGGAGTTGGCAAATCCACCCTCATCAATGCTCTTTTAGGCCACGATATTCAGAAGACATTAAGTGTACGTGAAGATGACGATAAAGGAAGACATACCACCACTGTCAGACAGCTTTTTACTCTCCCGAACGGCACAATATTCATCGATAACCCCGGCATCCGTGAGATCCAGCTAGGAGATTCGTCCGATGGTATCGACAGGACATTTTCCGATATTTCAGAACTTGCTCAAAATTGCCGTTTCAAGGATTGTACACATAGGAATGAGCCACACTGTGCCGTCAGAAAAGCAGTCGACGAAGGGCTCCTATCTCAGGAAAGGTTTGACAGTTATCATAAGCTCAGCGATGAGCTGGCCTTCCAGGCAGACAAGGCTGAGATCGGGTTGAAGGGAGTTGAGAAGAAAAAGTGGAAAGGGGTAGCTATTGCAAGAAAGCATTTGAAGACTGGGGAACAGTGA
- a CDS encoding DUF4386 domain-containing protein, with product MKTITKLRILYPVWTVISIFSLLYAPTLASESTLFKVGQLGQIVVQVFQIVIALLLYKLFMDTDKEQASLIVIFGLLGVPFSLMAILMPEAIHLAEVFWGLWLIPIGTLVIRSGMFPKWIGYFLYLGSLGYFGATVSYFLIGSVPAFVDIFTMGEIIWMLWITFVGAKEIRN from the coding sequence GTGAAGACCATAACCAAACTTAGAATTCTTTATCCGGTATGGACTGTCATAAGCATATTTTCATTGTTATACGCACCGACACTTGCCAGTGAATCTACATTATTCAAAGTTGGTCAGTTAGGTCAGATCGTTGTACAGGTGTTCCAGATAGTGATTGCGTTATTGCTGTACAAATTATTCATGGATACCGATAAGGAACAGGCATCGTTGATAGTCATATTCGGTCTTTTAGGAGTGCCTTTCTCATTGATGGCAATACTCATGCCTGAAGCAATACACTTAGCAGAGGTCTTCTGGGGTTTGTGGCTTATACCAATTGGCACGCTGGTTATCAGATCGGGAATGTTCCCAAAATGGATTGGATACTTTTTATATCTGGGTTCATTAGGATACTTCGGAGCAACGGTCTCATATTTCCTTATAGGATCTGTGCCAGCCTTTGTTGATATCTTCACAATGGGTGAGATTATATGGATGTTATGGATAACCTTCGTAGGTGCTAAAGAGATCCGGAATTGA
- a CDS encoding class I SAM-dependent methyltransferase — protein MNFKDIIEFTKKPQLYAEGNAVMWTDAHISEQLLNIHLNPDIDLASRRRSSIESTVDWILNSMNMEKMNILDLGCGPGLYCEMMAEKGHKVTGIDFSKNSIEYARKEATRKSLDIEYVNQNYLELNEENRYDLVMMVFTDFGVLKPHEREILIRNIHRALKPGGIFIFDVLSDMDLEKKVSERTWEVEETGFWKDRPYLILSDSFLYQDEEVILYQHIVTDESENSDVYRFWTHFFTSDDLKKMLEPEGFEDIECSDKVLPEIDMWNGKNVLFCKARKAAGEMDT, from the coding sequence ATGAATTTTAAAGATATTATTGAGTTTACAAAGAAACCACAGTTATACGCAGAAGGAAATGCAGTTATGTGGACGGATGCCCACATTTCAGAACAGTTGTTGAACATCCATCTTAACCCGGATATCGATCTGGCAAGCCGGAGAAGGTCAAGTATCGAGAGTACGGTTGACTGGATCCTTAATTCGATGAATATGGAAAAGATGAACATACTCGACCTCGGGTGTGGTCCAGGCCTGTATTGCGAGATGATGGCAGAGAAAGGACATAAGGTCACAGGTATCGATTTTTCAAAGAATTCCATCGAGTATGCCAGAAAGGAAGCCACGAGAAAAAGTCTGGATATCGAGTATGTGAACCAGAACTATCTTGAACTCAACGAGGAGAACAGGTACGACCTTGTGATGATGGTCTTCACCGACTTTGGTGTCCTGAAGCCACATGAAAGAGAGATACTTATCAGGAATATTCACAGGGCCTTAAAACCAGGTGGAATCTTCATATTTGATGTCCTGAGCGACATGGATCTCGAAAAGAAAGTCTCTGAAAGGACATGGGAGGTGGAAGAGACCGGTTTCTGGAAGGACAGGCCATACCTGATACTCTCGGATTCTTTCCTGTATCAGGATGAGGAAGTAATACTGTACCAGCATATAGTGACGGACGAGTCTGAGAATTCAGATGTCTATCGTTTCTGGACTCACTTTTTCACATCTGATGATCTGAAAAAGATGCTGGAACCGGAAGGTTTTGAGGACATCGAATGTTCTGATAAGGTGTTGCCTGAGATTGATATGTGGAACGGTAAGAATGTGTTATTCTGCAAGGCCAGGAAAGCTGCTGGAGAAATGGATACCTGA
- a CDS encoding ABC transporter ATP-binding protein gives MITVKDLKRYYGSGNTTVKALNGVSFEIKKGEFVAIMGASGSGKTTLLRILALLDDATGGEYTIRGLKVSSLPEAERSYYRLTQVGYVFQDYALINEMTAAENVYILSMMEGKSKKESYNTALEALDKVGLKDKHDRIPDELSGGEKQRVAIARAIAKKPDIMFADEPCANLDTRNSEQVLEVFKDLNDNYGQTIVMVTHEPWHVKYVDRVITFQDGVMVSDEWVEDN, from the coding sequence ATGATTACAGTAAAGGACCTGAAAAGGTATTATGGTTCAGGGAATACGACTGTCAAAGCTCTGAATGGTGTTTCCTTTGAGATAAAGAAAGGGGAATTTGTAGCGATCATGGGTGCCTCGGGAAGTGGCAAAACGACTCTTTTGAGGATACTGGCACTTCTGGACGATGCAACAGGAGGTGAATACACCATCCGGGGTCTGAAGGTTTCCAGTCTACCTGAAGCGGAGCGGAGTTATTACCGGTTGACACAGGTGGGTTATGTATTCCAGGACTATGCTCTTATCAACGAGATGACCGCTGCAGAGAATGTGTACATTCTTTCCATGATGGAAGGAAAGTCGAAGAAGGAATCTTATAATACAGCCCTTGAAGCACTGGATAAGGTCGGCCTGAAGGATAAACATGACAGGATCCCAGATGAGTTATCCGGTGGGGAAAAGCAAAGGGTGGCCATTGCAAGGGCTATTGCTAAAAAACCCGACATTATGTTTGCTGATGAGCCCTGCGCAAATCTGGATACCAGAAACTCTGAACAGGTGCTGGAAGTGTTCAAGGATCTTAATGACAACTACGGCCAGACCATTGTGATGGTAACGCATGAGCCGTGGCATGTTAAGTATGTTGACAGGGTGATCACATTCCAGGATGGAGTTATGGTTAGTGATGAGTGGGTGGAAGATAATTGA
- a CDS encoding ABC transporter permease: MIDDIRVGALIAGSSIKRGNKKTLAFIVFVLSLIFMNLVFLPSMIGGMTVLFTGFMRDYPYGDIVIEPTGDNTYINNADNVLQKVRAVEGVRAATKRLDVGASIEHKQNVVGATVTGVVPTEEYEISQYPYIIKEGDFLGELSRDEIIIGSIISGTSTTFGEIYDDLGETRTGSLVDVTYNNGVKRTYKVKGIMEGNFELVDLNAMVHYKEIEDVYGLDSGKATSVVVRIDEQDSEDEMKDKIREAGVNEKIFTWADKSETLIRQAMQSLGAIDTMSKFVGLIVGAALILIIIYINILNRKKEIGILKAVGITPRSIVLSYAFLSMFYVSIGIFAGLILYLSLMLYFQANPVVFYETMEIRPQIDVMLLIKSIATMLTLSVIAGTLPAWSVSKESILKAIWGR; encoded by the coding sequence ATGATAGATGATATCAGGGTTGGAGCTCTCATTGCAGGCAGCAGCATAAAGCGAGGCAACAAAAAAACATTGGCTTTCATTGTTTTTGTGCTTTCACTTATCTTTATGAATCTTGTTTTTCTTCCTTCGATGATAGGGGGGATGACGGTCCTGTTCACAGGTTTCATGCGGGATTATCCTTATGGGGACATTGTTATCGAGCCTACAGGTGACAACACCTACATCAATAACGCCGATAATGTCCTGCAGAAGGTCCGTGCTGTGGAAGGTGTGAGGGCTGCAACCAAGAGACTGGATGTGGGCGCATCTATCGAACATAAACAGAATGTAGTGGGAGCGACCGTCACAGGTGTGGTTCCCACAGAAGAATATGAGATATCGCAGTATCCGTACATTATCAAAGAAGGGGATTTTCTGGGGGAGCTTTCCCGTGATGAGATCATCATCGGCTCTATTATCTCAGGTACAAGTACGACGTTTGGTGAAATTTATGATGATCTGGGTGAAACCAGAACGGGATCACTTGTTGATGTAACATACAACAATGGTGTGAAGCGGACCTATAAGGTCAAAGGCATCATGGAAGGTAATTTCGAACTTGTGGACCTGAATGCTATGGTCCATTACAAGGAAATAGAAGATGTATACGGCTTGGATAGCGGCAAGGCTACCAGTGTAGTGGTCAGGATAGATGAGCAGGATAGTGAAGATGAAATGAAGGACAAGATCAGGGAAGCCGGGGTCAACGAAAAGATCTTCACATGGGCTGATAAATCAGAGACCCTTATCAGGCAGGCAATGCAAAGTCTGGGTGCTATAGACACTATGTCGAAATTCGTGGGTCTGATAGTCGGTGCAGCATTGATACTTATCATAATCTACATCAACATACTCAACAGGAAAAAGGAGATCGGCATACTGAAAGCCGTGGGGATCACTCCAAGGTCGATAGTTCTCTCTTATGCATTCTTAAGTATGTTCTATGTTTCTATCGGAATATTTGCAGGATTGATATTGTATCTCTCACTTATGCTCTACTTCCAGGCAAATCCTGTAGTATTCTACGAGACTATGGAGATAAGACCACAGATAGATGTAATGCTGCTTATCAAGAGCATAGCTACAATGCTCACTCTGTCGGTGATTGCCGGAACGCTGCCTGCATGGAGCGTATCAAAGGAAAGTATACTCAAAGCCATATGGGGACGCTGA
- a CDS encoding COG1361 S-layer family protein, which translates to MLAGTSTALAGASGDECLTAVVEDISPSSVGIDEEFTIGIGLENCGTRVPEDITFEIISIPPDIIVTEDLVAYIPTFVYHDSRRQLIYHMRTTPDAKPGSHIIKMRLAYGNQAVEQVTYYDVEVFVIGEHAEPRISSVKTNPEYMYEGDTVDLDLEIENLGKGIAKSVIVKLNHDFKGIKSSTIGTLDLNASQTALFKFKANKSGTFDIPVIVEYEDDYGKQKDEYDIQITVLDKKGSLNLASVKVDPILPQMDDTVELTMRIENSGDRTINSIRVYADHPFKGLKESFIGTLDPDEDGPAVITFIADQSGEFEIPVTITYIDDFGEEQIETKVNVIVMEKSGGAGTIIVVLLLLAVIGGLAYNNYRTKKSKDEIIKQLMEGGSIPGENTEE; encoded by the coding sequence ATGCTGGCAGGGACATCTACTGCACTGGCAGGAGCTTCCGGTGATGAATGTTTAACTGCGGTTGTAGAGGATATAAGTCCCAGTTCAGTGGGCATTGATGAAGAATTCACTATAGGCATCGGTCTTGAGAACTGCGGTACAAGAGTTCCGGAAGACATCACTTTTGAAATAATCAGCATCCCTCCCGATATTATAGTTACAGAAGACCTTGTTGCCTATATTCCTACATTTGTTTATCATGACAGTCGAAGGCAGCTGATATACCATATGAGGACAACTCCTGATGCAAAACCAGGTTCGCATATCATAAAAATGAGATTGGCATATGGAAATCAGGCTGTGGAACAAGTTACCTATTATGACGTTGAAGTATTTGTTATAGGTGAACATGCAGAACCAAGGATATCCTCTGTCAAGACCAATCCTGAATATATGTATGAGGGGGATACTGTTGACTTAGATCTGGAGATAGAAAATCTAGGAAAAGGGATAGCAAAATCTGTAATCGTTAAGTTAAATCACGATTTTAAAGGGATCAAAAGCTCTACCATTGGAACTCTTGATTTAAATGCCAGTCAAACTGCATTGTTCAAATTCAAAGCAAACAAGTCAGGAACATTTGACATTCCTGTTATTGTAGAATATGAAGACGATTATGGCAAGCAAAAGGATGAATATGACATTCAGATAACCGTACTCGATAAGAAAGGCAGTCTGAACCTTGCATCTGTAAAGGTCGATCCAATCCTTCCTCAAATGGATGATACTGTTGAACTTACCATGAGGATCGAGAACTCCGGTGACAGGACAATTAACTCAATACGTGTCTATGCAGATCATCCATTCAAGGGACTGAAAGAATCCTTCATCGGAACTCTTGACCCTGATGAGGATGGACCTGCGGTTATCACTTTTATTGCAGACCAGTCGGGAGAGTTCGAGATTCCGGTGACTATCACTTATATCGATGATTTCGGAGAGGAACAGATCGAAACAAAGGTCAATGTCATAGTTATGGAAAAGAGCGGCGGGGCAGGAACAATCATTGTTGTATTACTGCTTCTGGCGGTTATCGGTGGACTTGCCTACAACAATTACAGGACAAAAAAGTCAAAGGATGAGATCATCAAGCAGCTAATGGAAGGCGGTAGCATCCCGGGTGAGAACACAGAAGAATAG
- a CDS encoding GbsR/MarR family transcriptional regulator: METARKQFEDIVYQGMKSYGLDELSSKLLAVLYSEPDPLTLEELSAKTGYSFSAVSATMKLLSRITLADKTKKAGSKKLYFSVQRDLLTMIINAAKIKNEAFVNPALKSLPAIIEKCQKSKTDDSEAMLKLIGEYYQQMVALDLIFKNLSEFTENIQKGMSKG, encoded by the coding sequence ATGGAAACTGCCAGAAAGCAATTTGAAGATATTGTGTATCAGGGGATGAAGTCCTATGGACTCGATGAACTTTCCTCTAAACTACTTGCAGTACTTTATTCTGAGCCAGATCCGCTAACTTTAGAAGAACTTTCCGCAAAGACCGGGTATAGTTTTTCAGCTGTTAGCGCGACAATGAAATTACTTAGCAGAATTACTCTTGCAGATAAAACAAAGAAAGCCGGTTCAAAAAAATTGTACTTCTCAGTTCAAAGAGATTTGCTGACAATGATAATTAATGCAGCAAAAATAAAGAATGAAGCTTTTGTGAATCCAGCGCTTAAATCTCTTCCTGCAATAATTGAAAAATGTCAAAAGAGCAAAACAGATGATTCTGAAGCTATGCTCAAACTGATCGGAGAGTATTATCAACAGATGGTCGCATTAGATCTGATTTTCAAGAATTTAAGTGAATTTACAGAAAATATTCAAAAGGGGATGAGTAAAGGGTGA
- a CDS encoding MarR family winged helix-turn-helix transcriptional regulator, producing the protein MTTVVPATVHYKEQNMNDIPLGAFTSIIYRSQFVRINNRMKELGLSAGQFFVLIILSIEQGITQDTLAGKLLIDKGSIARAVNVLEDKSLVKRITDENNRRAVRLYLTETGKQLIPEIVRIDNEWEEAAFSGFTEEEKTQAKELLHKIAKNSYESAYKKGDKKWKEFPLKDLQ; encoded by the coding sequence ATGACAACAGTTGTGCCGGCAACTGTACACTATAAGGAGCAGAACATGAACGACATACCTCTCGGAGCATTCACCTCTATAATCTATCGCAGTCAATTTGTGAGGATAAACAATCGAATGAAAGAACTCGGTCTTTCTGCAGGACAATTCTTCGTTCTTATAATACTTTCAATCGAGCAGGGTATCACACAGGACACACTTGCAGGAAAACTGCTCATTGACAAGGGAAGTATAGCCCGGGCAGTCAATGTCCTTGAGGATAAGAGTCTTGTCAAACGCATAACCGATGAGAACAACCGCCGCGCTGTGCGTCTTTATCTAACTGAAACAGGGAAACAGCTCATTCCAGAGATCGTAAGAATAGACAACGAATGGGAAGAAGCTGCATTTTCAGGATTCACAGAAGAAGAGAAGACACAGGCAAAGGAGCTACTCCACAAAATAGCAAAGAACAGTTATGAATCCGCTTATAAAAAAGGTGATAAAAAATGGAAGGAATTTCCCCTGAAAGACCTGCAATAA
- a CDS encoding MFS transporter, with protein sequence MEGISPERPAINGHNKNSTQKYESLKLIVILSASMLTIMGAAAVAPALPKMLEYFADVPDAGLLISMIVTLPALGIIISSPFIGILADKYSKKNLLIASLATFALVGATGAILNTLYVILAFRVLLGIGIAGMSICATALLADNYSGAELKKKIGLQSACMGFGAVVLEVSGGALADISWHAPFYIYLIAMLIIPGAMISISGSKKKSGQGEGQKDHSNGQMKNKQLQLKSISLIYVATFVLMVLFFSVPTKLPFVLDEKGISSAFLIGALISIPGLFGTVGALGHIRVSRYLSEVKTNLFFFIMFGAGIFTLSIAPDIATLIIGLIIAGIGFGVINATNLSWLGRIAPERSRGKIFSGFTTVLFLGQLASPLIIQPILKTGTLYDAYAFLGIAGIVLGLVFGVVSIIDIIEQTIIIAEHPVTVESGK encoded by the coding sequence ATGGAAGGAATTTCCCCTGAAAGACCTGCAATAAATGGTCATAATAAAAATTCAACGCAAAAATATGAGAGTTTAAAGCTCATCGTAATCCTTAGTGCATCCATGCTGACCATCATGGGTGCAGCCGCGGTCGCACCGGCATTGCCCAAGATGCTCGAGTACTTTGCCGACGTTCCGGATGCAGGCCTGCTGATATCCATGATAGTAACATTACCGGCACTGGGTATCATAATCAGTTCTCCTTTCATCGGCATCCTTGCTGATAAATATAGCAAGAAAAATCTGCTTATAGCATCCCTTGCCACATTTGCATTAGTAGGAGCCACAGGTGCGATCCTCAACACTCTCTATGTCATACTCGCCTTCAGGGTATTGCTCGGAATAGGCATTGCAGGAATGTCCATTTGTGCCACAGCCCTGCTTGCAGACAATTACTCCGGTGCCGAACTTAAGAAAAAAATTGGTCTGCAATCGGCATGTATGGGTTTTGGAGCCGTAGTGCTTGAAGTATCAGGCGGCGCCCTTGCAGATATTAGCTGGCACGCTCCTTTTTACATTTACCTCATTGCGATGCTGATAATCCCGGGAGCCATGATCTCCATCAGCGGGTCTAAGAAAAAGAGTGGTCAGGGAGAAGGACAAAAGGACCATTCCAATGGTCAAATGAAAAACAAACAGCTGCAACTCAAAAGTATCTCCCTTATCTACGTAGCAACATTTGTACTGATGGTACTCTTCTTTTCAGTGCCTACAAAACTTCCATTTGTCCTTGACGAAAAAGGCATTTCATCAGCATTTCTCATCGGAGCCTTGATATCCATCCCCGGACTCTTCGGTACAGTAGGGGCACTCGGGCATATCAGGGTTTCAAGATACCTGTCAGAGGTAAAGACCAATCTCTTTTTCTTCATTATGTTCGGAGCAGGCATCTTTACACTCTCCATAGCCCCTGACATTGCAACACTTATCATAGGATTGATAATAGCCGGCATCGGCTTTGGAGTTATTAACGCCACAAACTTAAGCTGGCTTGGAAGAATTGCTCCTGAGAGATCACGCGGAAAGATATTCTCCGGATTTACCACTGTTCTCTTCCTTGGACAACTGGCAAGCCCCCTCATTATTCAGCCCATACTCAAAACAGGTACGCTCTACGATGCCTATGCATTCCTGGGAATTGCCGGAATCGTGTTGGGACTGGTATTTGGTGTGGTCAGTATCATAGACATCATTGAGCAAACAATCATAATTGCTGAGCATCCTGTTACTGTGGAATCAGGAAAATAA